TCCTGCAAAATCTTTTATTTCATCTGAGATACCGATCTGATATATCTTACCTGATTTAAGATAGGTTCCAGGGTTAACCAAAAACTCTCTGAACAGAGGATCGGTCCGACTAATATCAAAAATTTCATCGCCTTCAATTCTGATAATTCTGCTGCTGTTGTCAAAGCCAAAAACCGGTTCTGAAAAGTTTATCCGGATGCTGGCGCTGTCTTCAGGAAATACATTCAGAACTCCATAAAACTTTCTGTCCGGATTGTTGCCTGAAATTGAATTAACACTACCCGGAGTCCCTCCTTTTCGGGAGGCGGATGCGCCCCAGTTACCTTCAGCAAAAAACGGGAAATCTATATCGATCATTTCCAGCGACCAGCCACCGTTTGATTTAAGCTCATCTTCATACCATTCTGATGAGTAATCCACTCCATGTATAAGTGTACCTGTGCTGTCAGAGAGACATAATAGCCTTCCGCCATCAGTAAGTGCAGGGAATTGCTTAAGGCCCAGAACCCTGCCAAATTTTGAAAACTGTGGTACATCCGCAAGAAGACATAAAATGAGGATTTCACCAGGCTCCAATACTTTTTCAGCAAGCAGGTAATTCTGATCGCCCGCAGACAGGTTCCAGTTTTTTAGATTAAATGAGTATTTGGTCCTGTTCGTAACTTCAAGGTACTCCTTTGGTGGCAGGGATATCTCCGGAAAAGGATCAGCCATAATCTCTGATATAACTACATCTCCGGTTTCAGCCCATACCGGAGTAAAAGTCACTGATAAATCAGCTGAACAATTCCCTGACTTATCGCATAACCTATTGATTATCAACACATTTAATGATTTGTTAATCAAGCTGTTAGCAAATGTAATCTCATAAATAAGAGGACTCCTTTTTATAACATTCAGGCCCCTGTTTTCGATAGTATTAAGTGAAAAATTTTCAGGTACAAGGGATTCGTCAACAGGCTGCTCACTTAAAACTAAAATAACAGAATTCTTCCCTGATTCTTCAGAGGATATAATAAAGGGTGATTCGGTATCTTCATAGAAGACTCCTTCTATTTTAACCTCATCTACCCATAAGAGTCTGTCGCGGGTTGACGAATATTTATACCAAACTGAAAACCAGACAGGAGAAAAGATTTCCTTGTCTGTGCCATAAGCCTGCTTTAATAATGTTCTGTTAGATCTGTAAACAGATACTCCCCAATAACCGTCAGGGGATCTCTCAACTTCAATAATAGCTGATTCAGCCGATCCTATTGCCGTCTGCCAGTTTAACCGGCAGTTTACAATTGTTGAAATAACTGCTCCTTTTACTTTAACAATTCTGAGAGTGTCATCATACCCTGTCAGGTTTACTCCCAAAGCATACCCGTTTGTCCCCTCATCGATTGACATATTACCAGGCTCCCTGTCGGACATCAGGAATATGGCCCAGTTATTTGACGATGAGGGATCGTATCCGTGTCTTATCTGGAATGTCCATTTGGTATTGCCTTCCGTAAGATGAAGGTTTTTTACCTGCATACCGATTCTGTCAATACCGGCATCTGGATTATCATAAGAGTGGTGCAGGGAGTACTTTCCTGAAAGAGCTCCCTCAGTATCAGCCTTCCACCTGCTTTCAGAACTTTGAAACCAGTTATTTATAGCACCTGATTCAAAATTTTCAATAACCTGGCCGTATGCCGAAAATGGCATAAACAGGACCAGCAAAATAACTTTTTTCATGCAGCGCGACGAATTGAAAAAAAAGCTAATTTTGACCGTTTTAACTTACAAGTAAATTTATAAAATACATAACATTATTCCAAACATTTAATTATGAAGATAGCTGTTGTAGGAGCCACCGGCATGGTAGGCCGCACAATGATGAAAGTTCTGGAGGAAAGAAATTTCCCTGTTTCGCAATTACTACCCGCCGCATCAGAAAAATCGGTTGGGAAAGAAGTTATCTTTAAGGGGAAGGCCGTTAAGGTAGTAAGTGTTATGGAAGCTGTAGAAGCAAAGCCTGAATTTGCTATCTTTTCAGCAGGAGCTTCAACTTCGAGGGAGTGGGCACCCGTATTTGCCAAAAACGGTACTGTTGTGATTGACAACTCCTCTTACTGGAGAATGGATAAGAACATCCCTCTCATAGTTCCTGAAATAAACAGTCATGTAATCAAAAAAGGTGACAGGATAATCGCAAACCCAAACTGTTCAACTATACAGATGGTAATGGCTTTGGCTCCTCTTCACCGGAAATATAAAATCAAGCGCCTTGTCGTTGCTACTTATCAGTCGGTTACCGGTACCGGTGTAAAAGCTGTTGCCCAGATGGAGAATGAGAGAATGGGAATAAAAGGAGAAATGGCTTACGCTCATCCCATTGACAAGAACTGTTTCCCCCACGGTGGTTCATTTCAGCCCGACGGTTATACCACAGAGGAACAGAAACTTCTTGACGAGACACGTAAAATACTTGAGGATAACACAATACAGGTAACTGCCACTGTTGTAAGAATCCCTGTTGTGGGGGGTCATTCAGAAGCAGTAAATATCGAATTTGAAAATGATTTCAATATTGACGATGTAAGATTTCTCATCAGTCAGTTCCCCGGTGTTATTGTATATGATAGTCCGGCTGAAAACAAATATCCGATGCCTCTGATGGCTCATAACAGGGATGAAGTTTTTGTCGGCAGGATCAGAAGAGATCTCTCGAGGGAAAAGTGTCTGAACCTGTGGGTTGTATCAGATAATATCAGGAAAGGTGCGGCTACAAATGCAGTTCAGATTGCAGAATATATGTCGGCTAATAAATTGTTCTAAAACTCAACCCAATAGCCATCAATCTAAGGATTGAGGCTAAGTGAGAAACTGCATAATAAAGTTTCCCCTCCTTTTGAAGGAGGGGTGGTCGGGAGTGCTCATTATCTGACTTTTACAAAATTAGATTTCCCGACCGGGGTGGTTGATTCATTGATATCTTTTTACCTCTATTTGTAGGAAAGACATGAATTGTAAAAAATTATGCTAGAAAATCCTTCAAAAGAAAAGATCCGGAATTTGAATAAACAATCAACCACCCCGG
This genomic stretch from Bacteroidales bacterium harbors:
- a CDS encoding aspartate-semialdehyde dehydrogenase: MKIAVVGATGMVGRTMMKVLEERNFPVSQLLPAASEKSVGKEVIFKGKAVKVVSVMEAVEAKPEFAIFSAGASTSREWAPVFAKNGTVVIDNSSYWRMDKNIPLIVPEINSHVIKKGDRIIANPNCSTIQMVMALAPLHRKYKIKRLVVATYQSVTGTGVKAVAQMENERMGIKGEMAYAHPIDKNCFPHGGSFQPDGYTTEEQKLLDETRKILEDNTIQVTATVVRIPVVGGHSEAVNIEFENDFNIDDVRFLISQFPGVIVYDSPAENKYPMPLMAHNRDEVFVGRIRRDLSREKCLNLWVVSDNIRKGAATNAVQIAEYMSANKLF
- a CDS encoding lamin tail domain-containing protein encodes the protein MKKVILLVLFMPFSAYGQVIENFESGAINNWFQSSESRWKADTEGALSGKYSLHHSYDNPDAGIDRIGMQVKNLHLTEGNTKWTFQIRHGYDPSSSNNWAIFLMSDREPGNMSIDEGTNGYALGVNLTGYDDTLRIVKVKGAVISTIVNCRLNWQTAIGSAESAIIEVERSPDGYWGVSVYRSNRTLLKQAYGTDKEIFSPVWFSVWYKYSSTRDRLLWVDEVKIEGVFYEDTESPFIISSEESGKNSVILVLSEQPVDESLVPENFSLNTIENRGLNVIKRSPLIYEITFANSLINKSLNVLIINRLCDKSGNCSADLSVTFTPVWAETGDVVISEIMADPFPEISLPPKEYLEVTNRTKYSFNLKNWNLSAGDQNYLLAEKVLEPGEILILCLLADVPQFSKFGRVLGLKQFPALTDGGRLLCLSDSTGTLIHGVDYSSEWYEDELKSNGGWSLEMIDIDFPFFAEGNWGASASRKGGTPGSVNSISGNNPDRKFYGVLNVFPEDSASIRINFSEPVFGFDNSSRIIRIEGDEIFDISRTDPLFREFLVNPGTYLKSGKIYQIGISDEIKDFAGNPLEKKTCSFGIAEPSLQGDVLFNELMFNPLQGDADYIELFNNSEKVVDVSRLQIVSVNDEAGDTSQLYPVSMESRCLLPGEYFTITTEKEMIANRYFSSGNEFIYEVGNMPAMNDDKGHLILYNRELDKIDEVFYNEKMHFSLLSDFEGVALEKTAPGLKSEEAVNWHSAAESSGWGTPGAPNSIFSVIPVTTDKIAFSSSRITPDSDGNEDLLIISFNLTGNGNVISVTVFDETGNYIKKVASNLLTAPDAAILWDGTADDGSPVRTGIYIIYITLYNDSGKTQKWKKVCTVLR